The Amycolatopsis mongoliensis genome includes a window with the following:
- a CDS encoding SGNH/GDSL hydrolase family protein, whose protein sequence is MSILRFCVLGDSLAAGVGSTRPEDTLGQRLTRRLSAAGHAPDLHGFGVPGARSDDLERQVGATLRTGVDLALIVIGTNDLTRFVPPAVAAGQLHDAVARLVRADARVVVVPAPDLGIVSWVPGAYRQLVSAASGQYAQAQSEAVIRAGGAVAAPGPALGARFAADPALFSADRLHPSSAGYGVIADALAPHLLAVAADLAA, encoded by the coding sequence ATGAGCATTCTCCGATTCTGCGTCCTCGGTGACTCCTTGGCGGCCGGCGTGGGCAGCACACGCCCCGAGGACACGCTGGGGCAGCGGCTCACCCGCCGCCTGAGCGCGGCGGGCCACGCCCCGGACCTGCACGGCTTCGGCGTGCCCGGCGCCCGGTCCGACGACCTCGAGCGCCAGGTCGGCGCCACGCTCCGCACGGGCGTGGACCTGGCACTGATCGTGATCGGGACGAACGACCTCACGCGGTTCGTCCCCCCGGCGGTCGCGGCCGGCCAGCTGCACGACGCGGTGGCCCGGCTGGTCCGCGCCGACGCGCGGGTCGTCGTGGTCCCGGCGCCCGACCTGGGGATCGTCTCGTGGGTGCCGGGGGCGTACCGGCAGCTGGTCTCCGCGGCGAGCGGCCAGTACGCGCAGGCCCAGTCCGAGGCGGTCATCCGGGCGGGCGGCGCGGTGGCGGCCCCCGGGCCCGCACTCGGCGCCCGGTTCGCCGCGGATCCCGCGCTGTTCTCGGCGGACCGGCTCCATCCCTCGTCCGCCGGGTACGGGGTGATCGCGGACGCCTTGGCGCCCCACCTGCTGGCCGTGGCGGCCGATCTCGCCGCGTAG
- a CDS encoding alpha/beta hydrolase, whose amino-acid sequence MTRTVVVRVLVGLVLVVVLVLALVWIFQRRLIYLADTTPVPAAGAVLPGAEDVRLRTTDGLELGAWFVHPAGPAPKATVLVANGNGGNRAGRAPLAAKLAQAGLAVLVFDYRGYGGNPGDPDEAGLALDVRAAYRFLVEDRRVPPGRLLFYGESLGCAVVAELALEHPPAGLLLRSPFVDLAAVGAGSYPYLPVRLLLRDRFPVRDEVARLRVPTVVVLGGRDSIVPPDQSREVAAAASARLVELPGADHNDPVLADGPELVEAVLSLVPR is encoded by the coding sequence TTGACTAGGACCGTGGTGGTGCGGGTGCTGGTGGGGCTGGTGCTCGTCGTCGTCCTGGTCCTGGCGCTCGTGTGGATCTTCCAGCGCCGCCTGATCTACCTGGCGGACACGACGCCCGTGCCCGCCGCCGGTGCCGTGCTGCCCGGCGCCGAGGACGTCCGGCTCCGCACCACCGACGGCCTCGAGCTGGGCGCCTGGTTCGTCCATCCCGCAGGACCGGCCCCGAAGGCGACCGTCCTCGTCGCCAACGGCAACGGCGGCAACCGGGCCGGCCGGGCCCCGCTCGCCGCGAAGCTCGCGCAAGCCGGCCTGGCCGTGCTGGTGTTCGACTACCGCGGCTACGGCGGCAACCCCGGCGACCCCGACGAAGCCGGCCTGGCTCTCGACGTCCGCGCCGCCTACCGCTTCCTCGTCGAGGACCGCCGGGTGCCGCCGGGGCGACTCCTCTTCTACGGCGAAAGCCTCGGCTGCGCGGTGGTGGCCGAGCTCGCCCTCGAGCACCCGCCCGCCGGGCTGCTCCTGCGGTCGCCGTTCGTGGACCTCGCCGCCGTGGGCGCGGGCAGCTACCCGTACCTGCCGGTGCGGCTGCTGCTGCGCGACCGGTTCCCGGTCCGGGACGAGGTCGCCCGCCTGCGCGTCCCGACGGTCGTGGTCCTGGGCGGCCGGGACTCGATCGTCCCGCCGGACCAGAGCCGGGAGGTGGCCGCGGCGGCGTCGGCGCGGCTGGTGGAACTGCCTGGGGCCGACCACAACGACCCGGTGCTGGCCGACGGGCCCGAACTCGTCGAGGCCGTGCTGTCGCTGGTGCCGCGCTGA
- a CDS encoding ATP-binding protein → MELGRGFVGRTGELELLRARLEEARAGRGGLVLVVGEPGIGKTSLARELAGHAEREGVPVGWGRANDDEGSPPYWVFRQLARALGRPFPTGDTGGSAEARFAAFEAFADGLREAAVPHGLLAVLDDLQWADAASLALLVHLARDLDRAPVLVVVTYRDTEATGREALTAALAALAREPVLTRIRLAGLTEAEVVEQLGRGGVSPEVATLVSRRSGGNPFFVAELAQLVGTAGDALPDGVVDTVRARLARLGEPCRELVATAAVLGRDVDPAALADVLGRPAADVLTDLDEATDAGIVIAGSFKHDLIRESAAAGLPTAARLAAHARMAAWLERRDPARISEIAHHWLESLPVGDATSAASWAERAGDQALAQLAWERAAELYRRALEAAPASAADRARLRLREGIAHLRGGEIERGSRVLEAAADAAREAGDPAVLGETALAMEGLSDPWGSFNGAKIAREALAGLPPGDDPLRARLLALHAGEAGFLGGEEAEKASAEALAIAERLGDPDVLCSALRARQMVRSAPGGVHERLSLAHRMIALGEDRDDADVLLWGRLWQFDALLMLGRLGEAEHELGALRLLAERLRRPLARWHHLRSSATLAIARGQFDEAVDALRQSFALVADRAHMSLQGVPITVLASIAGLTGRADLVTPEMERIFAENAPPFVGLLHAAWLLQAGDRARAGELYRRASVPAPAPVPATLPVAAVAVELGAEFGPPEAVERAAALLRPHAGLFVTGGAGSILVTGSVRRYLGLAAASAGRLDEAVREFRLAVAANDEAGTPPFAALARFGLAEVLARRARPGDAGEALGLAASVAAAADRLGMAPLRRDADALAAALRGDTPGPLTRREREVAAHVADGLTNKQIAALLHISERTAESHVQHILTKLGFTNRAQIATWTTANA, encoded by the coding sequence ATGGAGCTCGGTCGGGGCTTCGTCGGCCGGACCGGCGAGCTGGAGCTGCTGCGCGCCCGCCTCGAGGAGGCGCGGGCCGGGCGCGGCGGGCTCGTGCTCGTCGTCGGCGAGCCGGGCATCGGCAAGACCAGCCTGGCCCGCGAGCTGGCCGGGCACGCCGAGCGGGAGGGCGTGCCGGTCGGCTGGGGACGCGCGAACGACGACGAGGGCAGTCCGCCCTACTGGGTCTTCCGGCAGCTGGCCCGGGCACTGGGCCGGCCGTTCCCGACCGGGGACACCGGCGGCTCGGCGGAGGCGCGGTTCGCCGCGTTCGAAGCCTTCGCCGACGGCCTGCGCGAGGCGGCCGTGCCGCACGGCCTGCTCGCCGTGCTCGACGACCTGCAGTGGGCCGACGCGGCCTCGCTGGCCCTGCTCGTCCACCTGGCCCGCGACCTCGACCGGGCGCCGGTGCTGGTCGTGGTGACCTACCGCGACACCGAGGCGACCGGCCGGGAGGCGCTCACCGCGGCCCTGGCTGCGCTGGCCCGCGAGCCGGTCCTGACCCGGATCCGGCTGGCCGGGCTGACCGAGGCCGAGGTCGTCGAGCAGCTCGGCCGCGGCGGTGTCTCCCCCGAGGTCGCGACGCTGGTCAGCCGCCGCTCGGGCGGCAACCCGTTCTTCGTGGCCGAGCTGGCCCAGCTGGTCGGCACCGCCGGGGACGCGCTGCCGGACGGCGTCGTGGACACCGTCCGGGCACGGCTGGCCCGGCTGGGCGAGCCGTGCCGCGAGCTCGTCGCGACCGCGGCCGTGCTCGGCCGCGACGTCGACCCGGCCGCGCTCGCCGACGTCCTCGGCCGGCCGGCGGCCGACGTCCTGACCGACCTCGACGAGGCCACGGACGCCGGCATCGTGATCGCGGGCAGCTTCAAGCACGACCTGATCCGGGAGTCGGCGGCGGCCGGGCTGCCGACGGCGGCGCGACTGGCCGCGCACGCCCGGATGGCGGCGTGGCTCGAGCGGCGGGACCCGGCCCGGATCTCGGAGATCGCCCACCACTGGCTGGAATCACTGCCCGTCGGCGACGCGACGAGCGCGGCGTCGTGGGCCGAGCGCGCCGGCGACCAGGCGCTGGCCCAGCTCGCCTGGGAACGGGCGGCCGAGCTCTACCGGCGTGCGCTCGAAGCGGCGCCCGCGTCCGCCGCCGACCGGGCCCGGCTGCGGCTGCGCGAAGGGATCGCCCACCTGCGCGGCGGCGAGATCGAGCGCGGCTCCCGGGTCCTGGAAGCCGCCGCGGACGCGGCCCGCGAAGCCGGTGATCCGGCCGTGCTGGGCGAGACGGCGCTGGCGATGGAAGGCCTGTCGGACCCGTGGGGCAGCTTCAACGGCGCCAAGATCGCGCGAGAGGCGCTCGCGGGACTGCCACCCGGCGACGATCCGCTGCGGGCCCGCCTGCTCGCCCTGCACGCGGGGGAAGCCGGGTTCCTCGGGGGCGAAGAGGCCGAAAAGGCGTCCGCCGAGGCATTGGCGATCGCCGAACGGCTCGGCGACCCGGACGTGCTCTGCTCGGCCCTGCGCGCCCGGCAGATGGTGCGATCCGCACCCGGCGGCGTGCACGAACGGCTCTCCCTCGCCCACCGGATGATCGCCCTCGGCGAGGACCGCGACGACGCCGACGTCCTGCTGTGGGGCCGGCTGTGGCAGTTCGACGCGCTGCTCATGCTCGGCAGGCTCGGGGAAGCCGAGCACGAGCTCGGCGCGCTCCGGCTGCTGGCCGAACGCCTTCGCCGTCCGCTCGCGCGGTGGCACCACCTGCGCAGTTCCGCCACGCTCGCCATCGCCCGCGGTCAGTTCGACGAAGCCGTCGACGCGCTCCGGCAAAGCTTCGCGCTCGTCGCCGACCGGGCGCACATGTCGCTGCAGGGCGTGCCGATCACCGTGCTGGCCTCCATCGCGGGGCTCACCGGCCGGGCCGACCTGGTGACGCCCGAGATGGAGCGCATCTTCGCCGAGAACGCCCCGCCGTTCGTCGGGCTGCTGCACGCCGCGTGGCTGCTGCAGGCCGGCGACCGGGCCCGGGCCGGCGAGCTCTACCGCCGCGCTTCGGTGCCCGCGCCGGCGCCGGTGCCCGCGACGCTGCCCGTGGCCGCCGTCGCCGTGGAGCTGGGCGCGGAGTTCGGGCCACCCGAAGCCGTCGAGCGGGCGGCGGCGCTCCTGCGCCCGCACGCCGGGTTGTTCGTGACCGGCGGCGCGGGCTCGATCCTCGTCACCGGCTCGGTCCGCCGGTACCTCGGGCTCGCGGCCGCGTCCGCCGGCCGGCTCGACGAAGCGGTCCGGGAGTTCAGGCTCGCCGTCGCGGCCAACGACGAAGCCGGCACGCCGCCCTTCGCCGCGCTGGCCCGGTTCGGGCTGGCCGAGGTGCTGGCGCGGCGCGCGCGTCCGGGTGACGCCGGCGAAGCCCTCGGTCTCGCCGCGTCCGTGGCGGCCGCGGCGGACCGGCTCGGCATGGCCCCGCTGCGGCGGGACGCCGACGCGCTCGCGGCAGCCCTGCGCGGGGACACCCCGGGCCCGCTGACCCGCCGCGAACGGGAGGTCGCCGCCCACGTGGCCGACGGACTGACGAACAAGCAGATCGCCGCCCTGCTGCACATTTCCGAGCGGACGGCGGAAAGCCACGTGCAGCACATCCTCACCAAGCTCGGCTTCACGAACCGCGCGCAGATCGCGACCTGGACCACGGCGAACGCGTGA
- a CDS encoding amidohydrolase family protein → MTKQLVVTERRRLTAVRAARLFDGVGSALVADPLVVLDGTTILGVESGGTAPDGAEVVDLAGATLLPGLVDTHVHLAFDASAEPVARLAARDDEQALAAMAEAGRASLRAGVTTVRDLGDRGYLSLALKNRADQPTLVAAGPPVTSPGGHCHFLGGVADASEAGVRAAVREHVERGTDVVKIMASGGTMTPGTRQECAQFDRDVLRAAVDEAHRHGLPVTAHAHGTSAIADALAAGVDGMEHVTFWSATGVDHSEELLRAVVDRGVAVGATVGMVPVEGLAPPEEIARRMPGVVANYRRLHELGARVVAGTDAGIAPVKPHGVLPWAPLMLRQVGLSPADTLRAITSVAAGVCGLAHRKGRVAPGFDADLLAVDGDPLADPRALLRVRAVCARGRWIA, encoded by the coding sequence ATGACGAAACAGCTTGTGGTGACCGAGCGGAGACGGCTCACCGCCGTCCGGGCGGCTCGGTTGTTTGACGGCGTGGGCTCGGCCCTGGTGGCCGACCCGCTGGTGGTGCTCGACGGCACCACGATCCTGGGCGTCGAGTCCGGGGGAACCGCGCCGGACGGAGCCGAGGTCGTGGACCTCGCCGGGGCGACGCTGCTGCCCGGGCTGGTCGACACGCACGTCCACCTCGCCTTCGACGCCAGTGCCGAGCCGGTCGCCCGGCTCGCCGCGCGCGACGACGAGCAGGCCCTGGCCGCGATGGCCGAAGCCGGGCGGGCGTCGCTGCGGGCCGGCGTCACCACCGTGCGGGACCTCGGGGACCGCGGGTACCTCTCCCTGGCCTTGAAGAACCGCGCGGACCAGCCGACGCTCGTCGCGGCCGGGCCGCCGGTCACCAGTCCCGGCGGGCACTGCCACTTCCTCGGCGGCGTCGCGGACGCGAGCGAGGCCGGCGTGCGGGCGGCGGTGCGCGAACACGTCGAGCGCGGGACCGACGTCGTCAAGATCATGGCCAGCGGCGGGACGATGACGCCGGGCACACGCCAGGAGTGCGCGCAGTTCGACCGGGACGTCCTGCGCGCCGCCGTCGACGAGGCCCACCGGCACGGGCTGCCCGTCACCGCGCACGCGCACGGGACCTCGGCCATCGCCGACGCCCTCGCCGCCGGCGTCGACGGCATGGAGCACGTGACGTTCTGGTCCGCGACCGGTGTCGACCACTCCGAGGAGCTGCTGCGCGCCGTCGTGGACCGGGGCGTGGCCGTCGGGGCGACGGTCGGCATGGTGCCGGTCGAGGGCCTGGCGCCACCCGAGGAGATCGCCCGGCGGATGCCCGGCGTCGTCGCGAACTACCGGCGCCTCCACGAGCTCGGTGCGCGGGTCGTCGCCGGCACCGACGCCGGGATCGCCCCGGTGAAGCCGCACGGGGTGCTGCCGTGGGCGCCGCTGATGCTGCGCCAGGTCGGCCTGTCGCCGGCCGACACGCTGCGGGCGATCACCTCGGTCGCGGCGGGCGTGTGCGGGCTCGCGCACCGCAAGGGGCGGGTCGCGCCGGGGTTCGACGCGGACCTGCTGGCCGTCGACGGCGACCCGCTGGCCGACCCGCGGGCGCTGCTGCGGGTCCGTGCGGTGTGCGCGCGAGGGAGGTGGATCGCGTGA
- a CDS encoding alpha/beta fold hydrolase has product MRISRTGLAAATAALFAAAVPAAAADPLTPYTSQQLQWGDCPFKPAADDAPAQCALVTVPRDWANPAAGTDLQVSISRAAATGERRGALLLNPGGPGGQGTPLAGSLAALEPSVHQLYDFVGMDPRGTGHAGTDDHGFQCQVPVGRLPQGLLDARDRSAASVAAHQQVPRATAEACQSDAVAPYITTWQTAHDMDLIRTLLGDEKLNYLGYSYGTWLGAKYASLFPEHTGKTVLDSSVNFEGRLQAGFEAFPVIDQRQFDDVYVPWLARNFAAQLGATAAEVKAKWERVRAYYGSHGVSPDTFDGIFVGNGSELRWLLGALVFLQGAAALDGTSATPPAALADALDALSRKAFGVPAASLTPERVAAAAPDYTQRPGTRYAVACGDQPTRPAAWYERLSDRQGPRYPLFGWAYGLGETCGFWSDEPQHELPDVPASAAANILVVQGEFDPQTGYEQASAAVRSAGVPLVSVDDSPFHGQYALAGNPCVDGLVNVFLTKNSRPGSTTCPGIPLIGEDRVYPVAGPVRNAAASVQTRLSGASDLRTRVRDEVSSLNREC; this is encoded by the coding sequence GTGCGCATCTCCCGGACAGGACTGGCGGCCGCGACGGCCGCCCTCTTCGCGGCCGCGGTGCCCGCCGCAGCCGCGGACCCGCTCACGCCGTACACGAGCCAGCAGCTCCAGTGGGGCGACTGCCCGTTCAAGCCGGCCGCGGACGACGCGCCGGCACAGTGCGCGCTCGTCACCGTGCCGCGGGACTGGGCGAACCCGGCCGCCGGCACCGACCTGCAGGTGTCGATCAGCCGCGCCGCCGCGACCGGTGAGCGGCGTGGCGCGCTCCTGCTCAACCCCGGCGGGCCGGGCGGCCAGGGCACGCCGCTGGCCGGATCGCTCGCCGCGCTCGAGCCGTCGGTGCACCAGCTCTACGACTTCGTCGGCATGGACCCGCGCGGCACCGGCCACGCGGGCACCGACGACCACGGCTTCCAGTGCCAGGTCCCGGTCGGCCGCCTGCCGCAGGGCCTCCTCGACGCGCGCGACCGCTCGGCGGCGAGCGTCGCGGCGCACCAGCAGGTGCCCCGGGCCACCGCCGAGGCGTGCCAGAGCGACGCGGTCGCGCCATACATCACGACGTGGCAGACCGCGCACGACATGGATCTGATCCGCACGCTGCTGGGCGACGAGAAGCTGAACTACCTCGGCTACTCCTACGGCACCTGGCTCGGCGCCAAGTACGCGTCGCTGTTCCCGGAGCACACCGGCAAGACCGTGCTCGACTCCAGCGTGAACTTCGAAGGCCGGCTGCAGGCCGGCTTCGAGGCGTTCCCGGTGATCGACCAGCGGCAGTTCGACGACGTCTACGTGCCGTGGCTGGCCCGGAACTTCGCGGCGCAGCTGGGCGCGACGGCGGCGGAGGTCAAGGCGAAGTGGGAGCGCGTCCGCGCCTACTACGGCAGCCACGGCGTCTCCCCGGACACCTTCGACGGCATCTTCGTCGGCAACGGCAGCGAGCTCCGGTGGCTGCTCGGCGCGCTGGTCTTCCTCCAGGGCGCGGCGGCGCTCGACGGGACTTCCGCCACTCCCCCGGCGGCGCTGGCGGATGCGCTGGACGCCTTGTCGCGCAAGGCGTTCGGCGTCCCGGCCGCGTCGCTGACACCCGAGCGGGTGGCCGCGGCAGCACCGGACTACACCCAGCGCCCCGGCACCCGGTACGCCGTCGCGTGCGGTGACCAGCCCACGCGCCCGGCGGCCTGGTACGAACGCCTCAGCGACCGGCAAGGCCCGCGGTATCCGCTCTTCGGCTGGGCCTACGGCCTCGGCGAAACCTGCGGCTTCTGGTCCGACGAGCCGCAGCACGAACTGCCGGACGTGCCCGCTTCGGCGGCGGCGAACATCCTGGTGGTGCAGGGCGAATTCGATCCGCAGACGGGGTACGAGCAGGCCTCCGCGGCGGTGCGCTCGGCCGGGGTCCCGCTGGTGTCGGTCGACGATTCGCCGTTCCACGGCCAGTACGCGCTGGCGGGCAACCCGTGCGTCGACGGTCTCGTGAACGTGTTCCTCACCAAGAACTCCCGGCCCGGCAGCACGACGTGCCCGGGAATCCCGCTGATCGGTGAGGACCGGGTGTACCCCGTCGCCGGGCCGGTGCGGAACGCGGCGGCGTCCGTCCAAACGCGACTTTCCGGCGCGTCGGACTTGCGCACGCGGGTCCGGGACGAGGTCAGCTCGCTGAACCGCGAGTGCTGA
- a CDS encoding RDD family protein encodes MTRPGIGVVGRRLVQFLLDELLVFVPMLLLAIAVVWLFHPHGPALLTFLKVVLYTMLALDFLGLVFVMVWWPYRHGGQTPAMRWLRLRVQTLEGGHPSLGAFVVRDLLMLVDGFAWGLAGIVVMLVTRRRQRFGDVVARTVVVRVPWRSIDESAGQAAFPGPDGDFGTVAGAQLALDRADVGLDRRQRNHQ; translated from the coding sequence ATGACCCGTCCGGGAATCGGCGTCGTCGGCCGCCGCCTGGTGCAGTTCCTGCTGGACGAGCTGCTCGTCTTCGTGCCCATGCTGCTGCTCGCGATCGCGGTGGTCTGGCTCTTCCACCCGCACGGCCCGGCGCTGCTGACGTTCCTGAAAGTCGTTCTCTACACGATGCTGGCGCTGGACTTCCTCGGCCTCGTGTTCGTCATGGTGTGGTGGCCCTACCGGCACGGTGGCCAGACGCCGGCGATGCGCTGGCTGCGCCTGCGGGTCCAGACCCTCGAAGGCGGCCACCCGTCGCTGGGCGCGTTCGTCGTCCGCGACCTGCTGATGCTGGTCGACGGCTTCGCGTGGGGACTCGCGGGCATCGTGGTGATGCTCGTGACGCGCCGCCGCCAGCGGTTCGGCGACGTCGTGGCGCGCACGGTCGTCGTGCGCGTCCCCTGGCGCTCGATCGACGAGTCAGCGGGCCAGGCCGCTTTCCCAGGCCCAGATGGCGATTTCGGTACGGTTGCGGGCGCTCAGCTTGCGCTTGACCGAGCCGATGTGGGTCTTGACCGTCGGCAGCGAAACCACCAGTGA
- a CDS encoding response regulator, with product MLIADDQAMVRAGFRLILEGEPDIEVVGEAADGDQAVRLARELRPDVTLMDIRMPGVDGLRATELLAGAGVPDPLHVVMVTTFGLDENVHAALRAGACGFLLKDAGPNLLIEAVHAAAHGEALVSPAITTRLLAHYARRDPRTAPAPASPLTPRELDVVKAVARGETNDEICRSLVVSLPTVKTHIGSVKRKLSARNRTEIAIWAWESGLAR from the coding sequence GTGCTGATCGCCGACGACCAGGCGATGGTCCGCGCGGGGTTCCGGCTGATCCTCGAAGGCGAGCCGGACATCGAGGTCGTCGGCGAGGCCGCCGACGGCGACCAGGCCGTGCGGCTGGCGCGGGAACTGCGCCCGGACGTCACGCTGATGGACATCCGGATGCCCGGTGTGGACGGGCTGCGCGCGACGGAACTGCTGGCCGGCGCGGGAGTCCCGGACCCGCTGCACGTCGTGATGGTCACGACGTTCGGGCTGGACGAGAACGTGCACGCGGCCCTGCGCGCCGGCGCCTGCGGGTTCCTGCTCAAGGACGCCGGGCCGAACCTGCTCATCGAAGCCGTGCACGCGGCCGCCCACGGCGAAGCCCTCGTCTCCCCCGCGATCACGACCCGGCTGCTGGCGCACTACGCGCGCCGCGATCCCCGGACCGCCCCCGCGCCCGCAAGCCCGCTCACCCCGCGCGAGCTCGACGTCGTGAAAGCCGTGGCCCGCGGCGAAACGAACGACGAGATCTGCCGCTCACTGGTGGTTTCGCTGCCGACGGTCAAGACCCACATCGGCTCGGTCAAGCGCAAGCTGAGCGCCCGCAACCGTACCGAAATCGCCATCTGGGCCTGGGAAAGCGGCCTGGCCCGCTGA